The following are encoded together in the Flavobacterium sp. TR2 genome:
- a CDS encoding O-methyltransferase yields the protein MLFQIQSYLKFLWHSKNEHAVHSPFVFSLLTKCLYDKKSKPEYAILKKYRKTLLENKNFIEVTDFGAGSRVFKSNRRQISKIAQTAGISPKRAELLFRVTNYFLPENVLEIGTSLGLATSALALGNPKAKVVTIEGCPNTAKAAQNQLAEFDCNNVENVISEFESFLISENIQAANYDLIYFDGNHSKKATLEYFELLLPTINNDSVWIFDDIHWSKDMERAWEMIKNHPQVKVTIDTFQWGFVFFRREQPKEHFIIRA from the coding sequence ATGCTATTTCAAATACAATCTTATTTAAAATTTCTTTGGCATTCTAAAAACGAGCACGCGGTTCATTCGCCGTTCGTTTTTAGCCTGCTTACCAAATGCCTCTACGATAAGAAATCCAAACCAGAATATGCCATTCTTAAAAAGTACAGAAAAACGCTTTTAGAGAATAAAAACTTTATAGAAGTAACCGATTTTGGAGCAGGCTCCCGAGTTTTCAAATCCAATCGAAGGCAGATTTCTAAAATTGCGCAAACAGCTGGAATTTCGCCAAAACGTGCCGAACTATTATTTCGTGTTACCAATTACTTTCTACCAGAAAATGTTTTAGAAATAGGAACTTCTTTAGGCTTGGCAACTTCTGCATTAGCATTAGGAAATCCGAAAGCAAAAGTCGTTACTATTGAAGGCTGTCCAAATACAGCAAAAGCAGCCCAAAATCAATTGGCTGAATTTGATTGTAATAATGTTGAAAATGTAATTTCTGAGTTTGAATCTTTTTTAATTTCAGAAAACATTCAAGCAGCAAATTACGATCTGATATACTTTGACGGAAATCATTCTAAAAAAGCAACTTTAGAATATTTTGAACTTTTATTGCCCACAATCAACAATGATTCTGTTTGGATTTTTGATGATATTCATTGGTCAAAAGACATGGAAAGGGCTTGGGAAATGATTAAAAATCATCCTCAAGTAAAAGTCACAATTGATACTTTTCAATGGGGTTTCGTATTTTTCAGAAGAGAACAGCCGAAAGAACATTTTATAATACGAGCATAA
- a CDS encoding DUF6565 domain-containing protein — MKNIKIATGIALLVFGLTSCKDEKQERAQKTVENYVVYVDSVKNVAAADLKDNWKSVEAEYDRRSQEAQAALADIKDNAAATEKINASKIKYEEFKNEMTAQFAPPAPSPKQQLRDALFGAGKIGDDMNFNWVNAQNIHSVYQQFVHTVENNKDKYSREDWDEVKLMYEALDSRKNTVEKEGLTAEDNRKIAGLKIKFAPMYTVNRMGAKSEENKDAKK; from the coding sequence ATGAAAAATATAAAAATAGCCACAGGAATTGCATTATTAGTATTTGGACTTACATCGTGTAAAGATGAAAAACAAGAAAGAGCGCAAAAAACAGTAGAGAACTACGTTGTGTATGTTGACTCTGTTAAAAATGTTGCCGCCGCTGATTTGAAAGATAATTGGAAGAGCGTAGAAGCTGAATACGACAGAAGATCTCAAGAAGCTCAAGCCGCTTTGGCAGATATTAAAGATAATGCTGCTGCGACTGAAAAAATAAATGCAAGTAAAATTAAATACGAAGAATTTAAAAATGAAATGACCGCCCAATTTGCCCCTCCAGCTCCTAGTCCTAAACAGCAATTAAGAGATGCTTTGTTTGGCGCAGGAAAAATTGGTGATGATATGAATTTTAACTGGGTTAATGCTCAAAATATTCATAGCGTTTATCAGCAGTTTGTCCATACTGTAGAAAATAATAAGGACAAATATTCTAGAGAAGACTGGGATGAAGTTAAATTAATGTATGAAGCCCTTGACAGCCGTAAAAATACAGTTGAAAAAGAAGGATTGACTGCTGAGGATAACAGAAAAATTGCTGGTTTGAAAATTAAGTTCGCACCAATGTACACTGTAAACAGAATGGGTGCTAAGTCTGAAGAAAACAAAGATGCAAAGAAATAG
- a CDS encoding T9SS C-terminal target domain-containing protein, producing the protein MLKILFFFLTITASVYSQISGCTDPLAENYNAKAGQNNGSCSYKNLKLRPEYSFRLSDSLKETSGLVDFENLLWTHNDDHDKTIYGLDSLGKIKKKIVLEQAVNHDWEEISQDSTHIYIGDFGNNYSGNRSDLKILKIEKKSFLECSPTIETISFSYADQTDFSSSKPNKTDFDCEAFIVSKDSIYLFTKQWKSAKTNIYALPKQGGIQTAKFKATLNTKGLVTGATYLEDKKLIALCGYTKVGKPFLYLLYDFKNHDFLSGNKRRIDLKLRFHQIEGIATKDGLHYFMTNESLVRKPILNNPQQIHYLDLSSVLGLYLHK; encoded by the coding sequence ATGCTAAAAATTCTATTTTTCTTCCTTACCATTACCGCTTCGGTTTATTCTCAAATTTCTGGCTGTACAGATCCGCTGGCAGAAAATTACAATGCTAAAGCTGGGCAAAATAACGGAAGCTGCAGCTATAAAAATCTAAAACTAAGACCTGAATATTCTTTTCGGCTAAGCGATTCGCTAAAGGAAACTTCTGGGTTAGTTGACTTTGAAAATCTGCTTTGGACGCACAATGACGATCACGACAAAACAATTTACGGATTGGATTCTTTAGGAAAAATTAAAAAGAAAATTGTTCTGGAACAGGCGGTAAATCATGACTGGGAAGAAATCTCGCAAGACAGCACGCACATATATATAGGAGATTTTGGAAACAACTATTCTGGAAACCGATCGGATTTGAAAATTCTTAAAATCGAAAAAAAATCTTTTCTTGAATGCAGTCCAACTATTGAAACGATTTCATTTTCTTATGCTGACCAAACTGATTTTTCTTCTTCAAAACCCAACAAAACCGATTTTGACTGCGAAGCTTTTATTGTTTCTAAAGACAGCATTTATTTGTTTACCAAACAATGGAAATCGGCTAAAACCAATATTTATGCTTTGCCGAAGCAAGGAGGAATACAAACGGCCAAATTTAAAGCAACACTCAACACCAAAGGTTTGGTTACTGGCGCCACTTATTTGGAAGATAAAAAACTCATTGCTTTGTGCGGCTATACCAAAGTAGGAAAACCATTTTTGTATCTGCTTTACGATTTTAAAAATCACGATTTTTTGTCTGGAAATAAAAGGCGAATCGATTTAAAACTTCGTTTTCATCAAATAGAAGGAATTGCAACAAAAGACGGTCTTCATTATTTCATGACAAACGAGTCTTTGGTACGAAAACCTATTTTAAACAATCCGCAGCAAATTCATTATTTAGATTTAAGTTCTGTACTAGGCTTGTATCTCCATAAATAA
- a CDS encoding helix-turn-helix domain-containing protein, which translates to MYSIFNAIICGAAFLLAFIIFINQNKINIRANRWFGSFIACIFLILLQNVIVDCKILGEDDILNQLINISSFVVAPVFYLSVCYYIEPVRKWKAIDCLHFSFAFLIFILLVCSWLIDNKSEPEDISPEIVQKTIAIFNFIFSLYVFIYCFLAYRKIAKHQKTIKLLNSTSENLDLKWLKNIIVGVIFITFFWILDIVFQISEGNKTFDTLTSLIYFLSILYITYYWQKQKEIFPYSLKEKEEIETIIVENTLPEGRRKQLLTHDELQEQKNRLLQLMELEKPFLDFDLSLVKLAGSMKISTHILSYVINNGFDENFYQFINRYRIEEAKKLMADAETDRLSLLGIGFAVGFNSKTVFNTTFKKVTGQTPSEYKKQIGSTL; encoded by the coding sequence ATGTATTCAATATTTAATGCAATAATTTGTGGTGCAGCATTTTTACTGGCCTTTATAATTTTTATAAATCAAAATAAGATAAACATAAGAGCCAATCGATGGTTTGGATCTTTTATAGCCTGCATTTTTTTAATCTTATTGCAAAATGTTATTGTAGACTGCAAAATACTCGGCGAAGATGATATTTTGAATCAATTGATAAATATCTCCAGTTTTGTTGTTGCTCCAGTATTTTATCTCAGTGTTTGCTATTATATTGAACCAGTTAGAAAATGGAAAGCAATTGATTGCTTGCATTTTAGTTTCGCTTTTCTAATTTTTATTCTCCTTGTTTGTTCTTGGCTGATAGATAATAAGTCTGAACCCGAAGATATTAGTCCTGAAATTGTACAGAAAACCATAGCGATATTTAATTTTATTTTCAGTCTATACGTTTTTATTTATTGTTTTCTGGCTTACAGAAAAATTGCCAAACATCAGAAAACGATTAAACTTTTAAATTCTACTTCTGAAAATCTGGATTTAAAATGGCTGAAAAATATTATTGTAGGCGTAATTTTTATCACGTTTTTCTGGATTCTGGATATTGTCTTTCAAATATCCGAAGGGAATAAAACTTTTGACACCCTAACCAGTCTGATTTACTTTTTAAGTATCCTCTACATAACGTATTATTGGCAGAAACAAAAAGAAATCTTTCCGTACAGTTTAAAGGAGAAAGAAGAAATTGAAACTATTATCGTTGAAAATACTTTGCCGGAAGGCAGACGGAAACAATTGCTGACCCATGATGAATTGCAGGAACAAAAAAACAGATTGTTGCAATTGATGGAACTCGAAAAGCCTTTTTTGGACTTTGATTTAAGTCTGGTAAAATTGGCCGGTTCGATGAAAATTTCTACGCATATACTTTCATACGTAATCAATAATGGGTTTGATGAAAATTTCTATCAGTTTATAAATAGATATCGAATCGAAGAAGCCAAAAAATTAATGGCTGATGCTGAAACGGATCGATTAAGTTTATTAGGAATTGGATTTGCTGTTGGTTTTAATTCAAAAACGGTTTTTAATACCACATTTAAAAAAGTCACAGGACAAACGCCGTCAGAATATAAGAAACAAATAGGTTCTACTTTATAA
- a CDS encoding DUF4386 domain-containing protein yields MNQESKLSFRNTGRIAGLLYLVVVLTGIFSLGYVPSKLIVWDNAPVTFNNIVQSEFLFRLGIVSGLICYTFFIFLPLVLYKLLKPVHRTYAAYMVILAVVSVPISFVNMQNKFAVLSIIGSHQKDAEQVMFYLNQYDYGNLIVQIFWGLWLLPLGCLIFKSGIIPKFFGILLMLGCLGYVINFFGNALSPNYSELGISSYVRLPASLGEIGTCLWLLIMGAKNNSDVFSAE; encoded by the coding sequence ATGAATCAAGAATCAAAACTATCGTTTAGAAATACTGGGAGAATTGCCGGTTTGCTGTATTTAGTAGTGGTGCTGACAGGAATTTTTAGTTTAGGATACGTTCCTTCAAAATTAATTGTTTGGGATAATGCTCCCGTGACTTTTAACAATATTGTCCAGTCTGAGTTTCTTTTTAGATTAGGAATCGTAAGCGGTTTAATCTGCTACACCTTTTTTATATTTCTGCCTTTGGTTTTATACAAATTATTAAAACCAGTCCACAGGACTTATGCCGCTTATATGGTTATTTTGGCAGTGGTTAGCGTGCCGATTTCTTTTGTGAATATGCAAAATAAATTTGCTGTGCTTTCTATCATCGGTTCTCATCAGAAAGATGCGGAACAGGTTATGTTTTATCTAAACCAATATGATTACGGAAATCTGATTGTTCAGATATTTTGGGGACTTTGGCTATTGCCGCTTGGCTGTTTAATTTTTAAATCTGGAATAATTCCTAAATTTTTTGGGATATTGTTAATGCTTGGCTGTCTGGGCTATGTGATAAATTTCTTTGGAAACGCATTGTCTCCTAATTATTCTGAACTCGGAATATCATCTTATGTGAGGCTTCCTGCAAGTCTTGGAGAAATCGGAACCTGTTTGTGGCTTTTGATAATGGGGGCGAAAAACAATTCAGATGTATTTTCTGCAGAGTAA
- a CDS encoding tyrosine-protein phosphatase: MLSFLKSKPALKELLDGSFVDIHSHILPGIDDGAKNIAKSIELVSSLQNFGVSQIVTTPHIKHHVWNNSPEIIQSKLHETQKALQENKIKMPVHAAAEYFIDSWFENHFKEEKLLTLKDNYVLVEMSYLSAPLNIYKTIFEIQVAGYVPVLAHPERYVFYHNKFSEYEKLKNTGCLFQLNLLSAVEYYGSPIAKIADELLAKGMYTFCGTDVHHKKHIEAFDGKIKIKNIDPLKEVIANNQFFKF; the protein is encoded by the coding sequence ATGCTATCATTCCTCAAATCAAAACCTGCATTAAAAGAACTGCTTGACGGCAGTTTTGTAGATATTCATTCTCATATCTTACCCGGCATTGATGACGGAGCAAAAAATATAGCAAAATCAATTGAACTGGTTTCGTCTCTGCAAAACTTTGGAGTTTCTCAAATTGTGACAACACCCCATATCAAACATCATGTTTGGAATAATTCTCCTGAGATTATTCAATCTAAGCTTCACGAGACCCAAAAAGCATTACAAGAGAATAAAATTAAGATGCCTGTTCATGCCGCCGCCGAATATTTTATTGACAGCTGGTTTGAAAATCATTTCAAAGAAGAAAAGCTTCTGACTTTAAAAGACAATTATGTTTTGGTGGAAATGTCCTATTTAAGTGCTCCGCTAAATATTTACAAAACGATTTTTGAAATACAAGTAGCGGGTTACGTTCCTGTTTTGGCTCATCCTGAACGATATGTTTTTTACCACAATAAATTTTCGGAATATGAAAAGCTGAAGAATACAGGCTGCCTTTTTCAGCTGAACCTTCTCTCTGCAGTAGAATATTATGGTTCTCCAATTGCTAAGATTGCCGATGAGCTTTTGGCGAAAGGAATGTATACTTTTTGCGGAACCGATGTTCATCATAAAAAACACATCGAAGCTTTTGACGGTAAAATAAAAATTAAAAATATTGACCCTTTAAAAGAAGTCATAGCCAATAATCAGTTTTTTAAATTCTAA
- a CDS encoding DUF6326 family protein, with protein MSEKQINSSGYEDFKINAKIKLAALWTSVMFCYVYGDYFSLYVPKKVEDFISGETLLDTPIKLFLAAILMAIPALMIFASVVLKPNFNRLLNMIFGIVYTLIMLLIAFTTIAPWWSFYVFFALIESVLTAIIFWTALKWPKQF; from the coding sequence ATGAGCGAGAAACAGATAAATTCTAGTGGTTACGAAGATTTTAAGATTAATGCCAAAATCAAACTTGCAGCATTGTGGACTTCAGTAATGTTTTGTTATGTGTACGGAGATTATTTCTCGCTTTATGTGCCAAAGAAAGTAGAGGACTTTATAAGCGGAGAAACACTTTTAGATACTCCAATAAAATTATTTCTTGCCGCGATTTTAATGGCAATTCCCGCATTGATGATTTTTGCATCGGTTGTTTTAAAACCCAATTTTAACCGTCTCCTCAATATGATTTTTGGAATTGTTTACACGCTAATCATGCTTTTAATCGCCTTCACGACTATTGCGCCTTGGTGGAGCTTTTATGTTTTTTTTGCATTAATAGAAAGCGTTCTGACAGCGATAATATTTTGGACGGCCTTGAAATGGCCAAAACAGTTTTAA
- a CDS encoding undecaprenyl-phosphate glucose phosphotransferase, whose protein sequence is MKILQKLSHYRISRYYKLLFVVVDVVLLNLATILSALARFGNLDKLLSKDERTISLLAILIWVALLLQKDSNRSVRVEPIESILWRTIKKISIHAALVSIFVVYLKYTDISRLRLVYFYLIFFGLLMVSRYFSMKLLKYVRAKGYNFKTFIIVGANKSSEKIRKVLAKDLTFGYRFLGFFDEINSSQDVDSDLIVGKFEDIEKFAVDKKIDEMYVALHIDNIEIINELTRICEQNMIRIKFIPDFQLYTKASKVEVAFYENTPVLMFRPEPLEFASNRLLKKAFDICFSSLVILLVFPWLFPIIMLIIKLESPGPVFFKQERSGRDNRSFMCIKFRSMYVNGLAHNKQAEKGDSRITKFGAFIRKTSIDELPQFFNVFLGDMSVVGPRPHMVNLAKEYSDLINNYLVRQYAKPGITGWAQVNGFRGETKVLSDMENRVEYDIWYIENWSFLLDMKIIVKTIINIFKGEENAY, encoded by the coding sequence ATGAAAATTTTACAAAAATTATCACACTACCGAATTTCACGTTATTATAAACTTTTGTTTGTAGTAGTTGATGTTGTATTATTGAATCTTGCGACCATTCTTTCTGCACTGGCTAGATTTGGCAATTTAGATAAACTATTGTCTAAAGACGAAAGAACAATTTCTCTTTTAGCCATTTTAATATGGGTTGCTTTGCTGCTCCAAAAAGATTCTAATCGAAGCGTGAGGGTCGAACCCATAGAATCGATATTATGGAGAACAATCAAAAAGATTTCAATTCATGCCGCCTTAGTGTCAATATTTGTCGTTTACTTAAAATATACCGACATTTCAAGACTTCGCTTGGTTTATTTTTATCTCATATTTTTTGGGCTGTTGATGGTTTCTCGATATTTCTCGATGAAACTTTTAAAATATGTTCGCGCAAAAGGATATAATTTTAAGACTTTTATAATTGTAGGCGCAAATAAATCTAGCGAAAAAATCCGTAAAGTGCTTGCAAAAGACTTAACGTTCGGCTATCGCTTTTTAGGTTTTTTTGATGAAATAAATAGCAGTCAAGATGTTGATTCTGATTTGATTGTTGGAAAATTTGAGGATATTGAAAAGTTTGCGGTCGATAAAAAAATTGACGAAATGTATGTGGCGCTGCATATAGACAATATCGAAATTATTAATGAATTGACTAGAATTTGCGAACAGAATATGATTCGCATCAAATTCATTCCCGATTTTCAGCTTTATACAAAAGCAAGCAAAGTAGAAGTTGCTTTTTACGAAAATACGCCTGTCTTGATGTTTCGTCCAGAACCTTTAGAATTTGCTTCCAACAGGCTTTTAAAGAAAGCTTTCGATATTTGTTTTTCGAGTCTGGTTATCTTACTCGTTTTTCCGTGGCTATTCCCTATAATTATGCTTATCATAAAACTAGAATCGCCGGGCCCTGTTTTTTTTAAACAAGAAAGATCAGGAAGAGACAACAGATCTTTTATGTGCATAAAATTCAGGAGTATGTACGTAAATGGGCTTGCGCATAACAAACAAGCAGAAAAGGGAGACAGCCGAATTACGAAATTTGGGGCTTTTATCCGTAAGACCAGTATAGATGAACTGCCACAGTTTTTTAATGTTTTTCTAGGAGATATGTCAGTCGTTGGGCCTAGACCGCACATGGTTAATTTGGCAAAAGAGTACAGCGATCTTATTAATAATTATCTAGTGCGTCAATATGCTAAGCCTGGAATTACCGGTTGGGCGCAGGTAAACGGTTTTAGGGGAGAAACAAAAGTGTTAAGCGATATGGAAAACAGAGTGGAATACGATATCTGGTATATCGAAAACTGGAGTTTCTTGCTTGACATGAAAATTATCGTAAAGACGATTATTAATATCTTTAAAGGCGAAGAAAACGCGTATTAA
- a CDS encoding alpha/beta fold hydrolase: MKSAKSIIAKIGLSLFFTFVSCDKDSDNNTETLKETKVNVGTHKLAVYSIIHNSKYLVVFESGLGDGHSVWDEKKIPIKLNAKLDVLTYDRAGYEKSEKDSKPRNINQLRSELETVISNFSNGRKVILIGHSLGGMIIRDYAVKNPSKVAGLLFIDPSHEYYNQPSQEDEDMLYTLCKTNYGADFGGTLEARELIEDSQYMATLPHLPNIPVIVISSLKVDASTSESDKQKWFKAHELLKDGVSDFTHITTTKSGHYIMNDEPSLVVDNFNLLLSKLP; encoded by the coding sequence ATGAAATCAGCAAAAAGCATCATTGCAAAAATTGGCCTAAGTTTATTTTTTACATTCGTTTCGTGCGACAAAGACAGTGATAATAACACTGAAACTTTAAAAGAAACCAAAGTAAATGTCGGAACTCATAAACTGGCTGTTTATTCCATCATTCATAATTCAAAATATTTGGTGGTTTTTGAATCCGGGCTCGGAGATGGACATTCCGTTTGGGACGAAAAAAAAATACCAATAAAACTAAATGCCAAATTAGATGTCTTAACATACGATAGGGCAGGTTATGAAAAATCTGAAAAAGATTCAAAACCGCGAAATATAAATCAATTAAGAAGCGAACTCGAAACTGTAATCAGTAATTTTTCAAATGGCAGAAAAGTTATTCTTATCGGGCATTCGCTTGGCGGAATGATTATTAGAGATTATGCCGTTAAAAATCCTTCTAAAGTTGCGGGATTATTGTTTATAGATCCTTCGCACGAGTATTACAATCAGCCTTCGCAAGAAGACGAAGATATGCTTTATACTCTTTGCAAGACCAATTATGGAGCAGATTTTGGAGGAACGCTCGAAGCTAGAGAATTAATAGAAGATTCTCAATATATGGCGACACTTCCGCATTTGCCAAATATTCCGGTAATTGTAATTTCGAGCTTAAAAGTCGATGCCTCTACTTCTGAATCAGATAAGCAAAAATGGTTTAAGGCACATGAATTATTAAAAGACGGAGTTTCTGATTTTACGCATATCACAACGACAAAATCTGGGCATTATATTATGAACGATGAACCAAGTTTGGTAGTCGATAATTTTAATCTGCTTTTATCTAAACTGCCATAA
- a CDS encoding ABC-F family ATP-binding cassette domain-containing protein: MNYLSVENISKSFGERVLFDNISFGINKDQKIAFIAKNGSGKTTIMSIINGLEEPDTGQVVLRKGIRMAFLSQDNNLQDELTIEESIFASDNETLKVIEAYEKALENPSDEEAYQKAFDAMDQHNAWDFETQYKQILFKLKLEDFKLKVKSLSGGQKKRLSLAIILINRPDLLILDEPTNHLDLEMIEWLESYFAKENITLFMVTHDRFFLERVCNEIIELDNGKLYQYKGNYSYYLQKKEERITSENASIDKAKNLFVKELEWMRRQPKARTTKSKSRQDDFYIIKEKAQSRRKENKVELEINMERMGSKIIELHKLSKKFKDRVILDNFSFDFQRGERIGIIGKNGTGKSTFLNLLTGTIPPDSGRVVKGDTIKVGYYTQSGINPKPGQRVIDVIKEYGEYIPLAKGKIISASQLLERFLFDAKKQYDYVEKLSGGELKRLYLCTVLIQNPNFLILDEPTNDLDIVTLNVLESFLLDYPGCLLVVSHDRYFMDKIVDHLFVFRGQGEIENFPGNYSDFRAYEDSADVSAAKEETKTEKKDWKQNNTAGNLTFNEQKEYQKIEREIKDLEAEKAKIEQLFSDGKVADADIEKKANELQNIINKIDAKEERWFELSAKLEG, translated from the coding sequence ATGAATTACTTATCTGTAGAAAATATATCAAAGTCGTTTGGCGAAAGAGTCCTTTTTGACAACATTTCTTTTGGAATCAACAAAGATCAAAAAATCGCTTTTATTGCAAAAAATGGTTCTGGAAAAACAACCATCATGAGTATCATTAACGGGTTGGAAGAACCAGATACAGGGCAAGTTGTTTTAAGAAAAGGAATTAGAATGGCGTTTCTTTCTCAAGACAATAATCTGCAAGATGAGCTTACAATTGAAGAAAGCATTTTCGCTTCTGATAACGAAACATTGAAAGTTATCGAGGCCTACGAAAAAGCTTTGGAAAATCCGTCAGACGAAGAAGCATATCAAAAGGCTTTTGATGCTATGGATCAGCACAATGCTTGGGATTTTGAAACGCAATACAAACAGATTCTTTTTAAATTAAAACTAGAAGATTTTAAACTTAAGGTTAAAAGCCTTTCTGGGGGACAGAAAAAACGTCTTTCACTGGCTATAATCCTAATCAACCGTCCAGATTTATTGATTCTGGATGAGCCAACCAACCATTTGGATTTAGAAATGATCGAATGGCTTGAAAGCTATTTTGCCAAAGAAAACATTACGCTGTTTATGGTAACGCACGACCGTTTCTTTCTGGAACGCGTCTGCAACGAAATTATCGAATTAGACAACGGAAAATTATATCAATACAAAGGAAATTATTCTTATTACTTGCAGAAAAAGGAAGAAAGAATCACTTCTGAAAACGCCAGTATCGATAAGGCTAAAAACCTTTTTGTAAAAGAATTAGAATGGATGCGCCGCCAGCCAAAAGCGAGAACAACAAAATCTAAATCGCGTCAGGATGACTTTTACATTATTAAAGAAAAAGCCCAAAGCCGACGAAAAGAGAATAAAGTTGAACTTGAAATTAATATGGAAAGAATGGGAAGCAAAATTATTGAGCTTCATAAACTTTCTAAAAAATTCAAAGACAGAGTCATTCTGGATAATTTCAGCTTTGACTTTCAGCGTGGCGAAAGAATCGGAATTATTGGTAAGAACGGAACTGGAAAATCGACTTTTTTAAATTTGCTGACAGGAACAATTCCTCCAGACAGCGGGCGCGTGGTAAAAGGCGATACTATAAAAGTTGGCTATTATACGCAATCTGGAATTAATCCAAAGCCTGGACAGCGTGTTATTGATGTCATAAAAGAATACGGAGAATATATTCCTCTTGCAAAAGGGAAAATTATTTCGGCTTCTCAGCTGTTAGAGCGTTTTCTTTTTGATGCTAAAAAACAATATGACTATGTAGAAAAGCTGAGTGGAGGCGAATTAAAACGTTTATATCTGTGTACGGTTTTGATTCAGAATCCGAACTTTTTGATTCTGGATGAGCCAACAAACGATTTGGATATTGTAACGCTTAACGTTTTGGAAAGCTTCCTTTTAGATTATCCTGGCTGCTTATTGGTAGTTTCTCACGACCGCTATTTTATGGACAAAATTGTCGATCACTTGTTTGTCTTTAGAGGACAAGGAGAAATTGAAAATTTCCCAGGAAACTATTCAGATTTTAGAGCTTACGAAGACAGTGCCGATGTTTCTGCTGCAAAAGAAGAAACTAAAACAGAGAAAAAAGACTGGAAACAAAACAATACAGCAGGCAATCTGACTTTCAACGAACAGAAAGAATATCAGAAAATCGAACGAGAGATTAAAGATCTGGAAGCTGAAAAAGCCAAAATTGAACAATTATTCTCAGATGGAAAAGTTGCCGATGCCGATATCGAGAAAAAAGCGAACGAACTTCAAAATATAATCAATAAAATAGACGCTAAAGAAGAACGCTGGTTTGAACTTTCTGCCAAACTTGAAGGATAA
- a CDS encoding FKBP-type peptidyl-prolyl cis-trans isomerase, with protein sequence MKKLLIALFTLTLFVSCSSSTPDDILPPPKDYTAQNEKEITDYLAKNNLTATRTSTGLYYIIKTEGTGKQPSVLSTVTVKYKGYYTSGKIFDQSKDAAGATFPLSKVIQGWKEGIPFFKEGGTGVLLIPSHLGYGSYDDPRGVPAGSVLIFDIELISVN encoded by the coding sequence ATGAAAAAATTATTAATCGCATTATTTACATTGACACTTTTCGTTTCATGCTCTAGTTCTACTCCTGACGATATTCTGCCACCGCCAAAGGACTACACAGCACAAAATGAAAAAGAAATTACTGATTATCTTGCTAAAAACAATTTAACAGCAACAAGAACAAGCACAGGATTGTATTACATAATCAAAACAGAAGGAACGGGAAAACAGCCAAGCGTACTATCTACTGTAACTGTTAAATACAAAGGATACTATACATCTGGAAAAATATTTGACCAAAGCAAAGATGCTGCTGGAGCTACTTTCCCATTAAGTAAAGTAATTCAAGGCTGGAAAGAAGGAATTCCATTTTTTAAAGAAGGAGGAACTGGAGTTTTGCTTATACCATCGCATTTAGGTTACGGAAGTTATGATGACCCAAGAGGTGTTCCTGCGGGTTCTGTACTCATTTTTGACATTGAACTAATTTCAGTAAACTAA